Proteins from a single region of Penaeus monodon isolate SGIC_2016 chromosome 12, NSTDA_Pmon_1, whole genome shotgun sequence:
- the LOC119579658 gene encoding uncharacterized protein LOC119579658 codes for MCTQIDFILCCRVHLKEDKDCKVIPGQSVACSHWENEADKPKKREKSKGIAWCDNWEEGGQGNMVLEQSTGSFCGKEGNMVYRVAKQRDRAAKDVQQISLIKVKVLTTDEEVLQRWKDYFEGLMNVENPREMREENGVMAEVMVAGVTQDKVKKILKRIKRGDIIPDEWRKSTLIAYARLRSCCRISDEQFGFMYTDAIFALQILMEKYREGHA; via the exons ATGTGTACTCAGATTGATTTCATCCTGTGCTGCAGGGTGCATTTGAAGGAAGATAAAGATTGCAAGGTCATTCCAGGTCAAAGCGTGGCATGTAGTCATTGGGAAAATGAAGCTGACAAGCCAAAGAAGAGAG AAAAGAGCAAAGGAATTGCTTGGTGTGACAACTGGGAAGAAGGGGGGCAAGGAAACATGGTGCTGGAACAAAGTACAGGAAGCTTTTGCGGGAAAGAAGGAAACATGGTGTATAGAGTGGCAAAGCAGAGGGATAGAGCAGCAAAGGATGTACAGCAAATCAGTCTGATAAAGGTTAAAGTGTTGACCACTGACGAGGAGGTGCTGCAGAGATGGAAAGACTACTTCGAAGGGCTGATGAATGTTGAAAACcccagggaaatgagagaggaaaatggggtgATGGCAGAAGTAATGGTTGCAGGAGTAACACAGGATAAGGTAAAGAAGATActgaagaggataaagaggg GAGATATAATACCAGATGAATGGAGAAAGAGCACATTGATAGCCTATGCAAGGCTAAGGAGTTGCTGCAGAATTAGTGATGAACAGTTTGGTTTTATGTACACAGACGCCATTTTTGCACTGCAAATATTGATGGAAAAGTACAGAGAGGGACATGCATAA